GCTGACGGGGGCGGCGGCGATCCCGGACCAGTGGACCGAGCCGCTGGAGGACACGGTGCGCAGCGCGGTGTTCGGGTTCGACGGGGTGCGGATCAGCGAGCTGGCGGAGCGGACGGTGCGGCTGGTGGAGGCGGAGGCGGAGGTCTAGCGACGGTGCGCCGGGGGGCGCTTCCCTGCGCGGGGCGTGCGGCCGAGGCACGGCTGGGCAGGCTGGTTACCCTTCCTCAATGACCACCACGCCGGACTTCGCCACGTACATCGCGAGTCTCCCCCGTGTCCTCGCCGGCGCCGCCGCGCTCTTCCGTGACGCGGAGGGCCGGGTGCTGCTCGTGGAGCCCAACTACCGTGAGGGCTGGGCGCTTCCGGGCGGCACGATCGAGTCCGACGACGGTGAGACCCCGCGGCAGGGCGCACGCCGTGAGACGGCCGAGGAGATCGGCCTCGACCGCGAGCTGGGCCGGCTGCTGGCGGTGGACTGGTCGCACG
Above is a window of Streptomyces sp. DT2A-34 DNA encoding:
- a CDS encoding NUDIX hydrolase; this translates as MTTTPDFATYIASLPRVLAGAAALFRDAEGRVLLVEPNYREGWALPGGTIESDDGETPRQGARRETAEEIGLDRELGRLLAVDWSHGTGRPPVVAYLYDGGVLGEDDFKAIRLQEEELLSWRLVPREEITAHLPGSLGRRVLAALDVLADGAGTVELENGHRVG